TCTATCACAATTAAATTCAATTCATATAGTTTTTGTTATTTATTTTTTCATGTTATTTTATTTCATCCAAAAACTATGACTAAAATTTATGTTTGATAATCATTGTTTCAGGTAAATTTTTATCCGATTTGAAATAGATAAACAGACCTATCTAGTCTTTCTCTTTTCGCTCCTATTACAAAAGATACTCCGGATAAATAATCTATAACTCTTAACTGTGAATCAATTTCTAACGATGTTAAATTGACTATTATCGACCGCCCTTCTAAAAGTATTCTGGCCATTTTATTCACTTCTGAGGAAGAACGTGGAAATAAGACTACCGGTGATTTATAGTCTTCTTCAACTGCTATTTCTTTTTTCATCATTTCCTCCATAAGTAAAATATTTTCTCAAACTCTTTAGAGCACTTTTTTCAATTCTTGAAACCTGGGCTTGAGAAATGTCCAAATCTTTTGCTACTTCCATCTGCGTCATATCTTGATAATATCTTTTATCGATAATTTCTTTTTCTAGACAATCTAAATTCTCTATTCCTTCTTTTAAAGAAATCATATCCCGATAATTGGCAACATAATCTTTGTCACTTGGAATTACATCTGAAAGTATCATATCTTCATCGCTATTTATCGGATCATCTAAACTGAGTGTTGGAGAAAGACTATCTAGCGCTTCTTTTATTTCATAACCTTTAGCATCTAGAGTCTTTTCTAGATATTCTATCGATGGCAATATTCCATTTTTTTGTAAATAATCATCTTGTATTGCAATGACATTATAGGCAAGATCTTTAATTTTTCTTGAGACTTTAACTATATTTTGACATTCTCTTATATATCTTCTTACTTCTCCTTTGATCATGGGAACTGCGTAAGTTGAAAACATAACTGTTCTATTTAGATCAAAATTATTGATTGCCTTTATCAACCCTAAAACTCCATTAGAAAACATATCATCCATATTATCCTTATTGTTTTTAAATTCTTGTATGCATGATAAAACTAATTTTAAATTATTGATTACAATATCATCAATTGGTATTTTTCCTTCTTTATATTCTTTTATTGC
This DNA window, taken from Firmicutes bacterium CAG:345, encodes the following:
- a CDS encoding rNA polymerase sigma factor (product inferred by homology to UniProt); translation: MSEYKVNITGLNTGSLKSWSSEKTLNAIKEYKEGKIPIDDIVINNLKLVLSCIQEFKNNKDNMDDMFSNGVLGLIKAINNFDLNRTVMFSTYAVPMIKGEVRRYIRECQNIVKVSRKIKDLAYNVIAIQDDYLQKNGILPSIEYLEKTLDAKGYEIKEALDSLSPTLSLDDPINSDEDMILSDVIPSDKDYVANYRDMISLKEGIENLDCLEKEIIDKRYYQDMTQMEVAKDLDISQAQVSRIEKSALKSLRKYFTYGGNDEKRNSS
- a CDS encoding cell division protein SepF (product inferred by homology to UniProt), whose translation is MKKEIAVEEDYKSPVVLFPRSSSEVNKMARILLEGRSIIVNLTSLEIDSQLRVIDYLSGVSFVIGAKRERLDRSVYLFQIG